The genomic stretch GGGCGTTGGCGGACAGCAGTCCGGCCACCAGCGCCACGGCCACCATCAGCATGGAGAAGGCCGTGTCCACGCCGGCCACCACGTCCCGCTCCAGCAGGGATGACAGGCTGCGGAAGCCCACACTGCCGGGCACCAGCAGCATGAGCCCGGGCACCAGCGTGGTGATGGAGGGCTTGTTGCGCAGCCGGGCCAGCGCGTTGCTGCCCATGGCCAGCAGCAGCGCGCCCACGAAGGCACCCAGCTGAGCCCCCAGCAGCAGCGAGCCCAGACGGGCCCCCGCGAAGGCGAAGGTGCAGGCTCCGGCAATCCAGCCCCAGTCCCTGGGGCGCGCGCGGAAGAGCACGCACACCGCGAAGATGGCCACCAGCAGCATGGGCAGCTGCGTCCAGTCCGGCAGCGCGGGCGGCAGCGGCGTCACGGGCGGCGCGGGCAGCACCACCGACAGCCGGCTGCCCAGGGCCACGCCGAAGCCCAACTGGAGGAAGACGAGCGCCGCCGCCGTGAGCCGTGAGGTGCCGGAGATGAGGTTGCGGGTGGCCAGCTCGTTGATGGCCACCGTCAGGGACAGGCCGGGGAGCAGGACGATGAGGCCTGCAAGCGTGGCCACCTGCGCGGACAGCGGCCCCATCAGGCTCGCGGCCAGCGCGGCGACGGCGGAGGACAGGATGGCGGCCACCGGCTCCAGCACCCGGGCCGTGGTGGGCTGCTTCCGGGTGAGCACGCCCAGGGTACCGATGAGCAGGCTGCTGAACGCGGCCACCGCCATCTCCTTCAGGCCTCCGCCGAACAACCGCCCCGCGGCGCCGCCCGCGAGCGTCCAGCACAGGAGCTGGAGCGCGGGGCCGAAGCGCTCGGGCTGCGCGAGGATGGCGTCCACGCGCTGGGCCCCTTCCGTCGGGGGCACCTGACCGTGGATGACTTCGTCCGCCAGCGTGTCCAGCAGCGTCAGCCGTTCCAGGTCCATGTCCCCCGGCTCCACGCGGATGAGCGAGGTGCGCAGGGCCTCCGGCGGTCCGAAGGACGAGAAGATGGACGTGGGTGTGGAGAAGAAGCGCCCCTCCAGTCCGAAGCGCTCCGACACCCGCTGCATCAGCAGCTCCAGTCGATGCGCGGGCGTGCCGTAGCGGTGCAGCGCCTCGCCCAGCCGGATGGTGAAGGCGACGGCGGGGCCCGGCGGTGGGGGATGACTGACGGCAGTGAGGAGTTCGGGAGGGACGGCCACGGCGGCGCACATGGCAGAGGCTCCAGGCCGAGTCAAACGGCAGTGGGGCACACCCCTGGCTCCAGGGGGGCCGCCCACCTGATTGGGCCCGGCGCCTCGCACCTTCAACGTCGCGGGTTCAGGTCCGCCTCCTCCTGGGAGTTCCGCCCATCAGAGCGTTTTTCCTGAATCCTCCAAGCGGGTTGTTTCGATGTGGCCCGCGCTGACGCTGGAGGTGTCGGACGCTGCCTGATTCGAGCTCCCTGTGCCGCCAGGCGCTTGCTGTTCCTCTCCCTGGAGCTTTTCCTGGAGTTGCCCACGGAGCTGGGAGACACCTTCTGTCGCGCGGCGCTTCGCGGGCTCGATGAGCTTGCGCTCCTTGCCGGTCACCGGCAGCAGGGCGGACGCCAGAATGCCCAGCGTGAGGCCTCCCACGGCCAGGAGCAGGGGTTGCTCATCCACCGTGCGGTTGAGCCAGTCGGAGGTCTGATGCTGGACGGCTTCACGCGAGGGAACCCGCTCGCGCGCATGTGTCGCCCGCTCCCGGGCCATGTGCACGGCGCCCGTGGTCCTCTCCCGAATCGCGCTGGCTTTGTCGAGCGCCTTGCCCTTCACCTCATGCGCCTTGTCGCTGTCGCTGGCCTTCATGTCGGTGTGGGGGCCTTCGCTGCCAGCCCCGGCGCGCAGGCCGTCATGGCGCCACCGTTCGTCTCTCCTCCATGCGAGCTCGCTGTCCTGGCGCGCCGCGCGTGTGGTGAAGGCCTTGCGCATCAGGGCCGAGCCAACGCCCGCTCCCGCGAGGGCGCCGAGCAGGCTCCAGCCCTTGGGCGAGTCGGCCCGGTCCTTCAATTCCATGCTCTGGTGCATCACTGTCTCCCTGGCCTGCGTCTTGAGTTCCGTGGCTTTCTCCACGGCGGCCTCCTTCGCGTGCTGTTTGAGCGCGGTGGCCTTGTGCGTGGCGGCCTCACGGGCGCGTTCCTTCAGCCGGTCGGGTTCGGCCTTCCGGGCCATTTCGCCCGCGAGTTCGCTCATGCGTGCCCGTGCATCTGCGATTTCATGGAGTGCGCGCTCCTGCTCGCCCATCGCCCATCCTCCTTGAGGGTTTGAATCGTTCGTTCAGGCCCGTGGACCCGCTTCATCCGATGGCGCCCGCTCCAGGCCATGGCGCCGCCCACCGCGAGCAGCACCGCCGCGACGATGAGGAGGGAGGCCCAGAGAGGCAGGGCATCGGCCAGCACCGCCACCAGGAAGGCGACAAAGGTGATGGCCCCTAGCAGCAGCACCCCGCCGCCGCCTGTCAGCAGGCCCGCTCCGGCAGATGCCTTCCTTGCCTCCGTTCGCAGCTCGGCGCGCGCCAGGGACACCTCGGCGCGGACCAGGCGGCGTGCCTGCTCGGTGAACTCGGAGAAGAGCGCTCCGAAGCCGCCTCCGTCCCGGTGGGGAATCGTGGGTTCCATGCTGGACGCTCCCCTCAGGACTTGATGAGCCGGCCGAGGACGAAGCCCGCGGCCACGCACCCCGCGATGAAGAGTCCGGGCCGCTCGCGGACCTGTGTCTGGGCATCCGCGAGCAGCTCTTCGGTGGTTTCGTTCTCCAGTCGGTCGGATGTGCGGCGAAGCAGCCCCGCCGCGCTGCCGAGCAGCGGCCGGGCCACTTTCGCCTCGTCTCTGTCCGAGATGCTCTCCAGCGTGGAGACGAGTCCCCGCATTCCCTTGGCCACGTCACCCCGGCGGCTCTCGACCTGGCGGTAGAGATGCTCCTTCGCGGCGCTGCCCAATTGCTTCGCCTGCTCCTTGCCGGCCTGCCCGATTCCGGACGTACCGGACTCGCCACGGGCGATGCGGGAGCCCTCTTCCGAGCGCTGTCCGTACCCGCTGCCTTGGATGCTGCCGTCAATGACGCTTCCCATGCTGACTCCTTCAGGTTCCGAGGGGGGAAACTGTCGCGGGGGCTTCACAGGTCATCGTCCCCGCGTGCCTTCACCTCAGAAGGTAGACATGCTGCATGGCTGGCCTGGACGGAGACTGGTACGCAGGCAGGGTGGGCGGTGGAGGGCGCGGGCGAAGGTGGGTGGAATGAGAGAGGACGTGGGTGGATGGTGCGCAAGCAGCGGACCCCGAGGTGGCTGGAAGCGGCACGGCGGAGGGGACCGGAGGACGTGCAACCCGCTGGACGGTCGGACTGGTTGGCGAGGGCCCTGGGGAAGGCCGGAGTGATGCCTCGCGCCCAGGCGGAAGCGGCCATCCGAGAGGGACGGGTGACGCTCGATGGGCGGGTGGAGCACGAGCCCTTCGCGCCGGTGCGTCCGGGGATGGAAGTGCGGGTGGACGGGCTGGCGCGGCACCTGGAGGCGCCCGTGTTGGCGCTGATGTTCCACAAGCCAGCGGGGCTGGTGGTGCACGGCTCGGACGCGGAAGGCGTGGGCACCGTGTTCGAGTGTCTGCGTGAGCGGCTCACCCATCCGCTGCGCGACTATGAGTGGCTCGCGGTGGGCCGTCTGGATCGGGACACCACGGGGTTGCTGCTCTTCACCAACGACGAGCGTCTGGTCCAACACGGGACGTCGCCCGAGCGGCACCTGCCCAAGCGCTACGTGGCGGGCGTGGTGGGGCCGCCGCCGGAGGATGCGCTCCGCCGGCTGCGTGAGGGCCTGGTGCTGGAGGACGGCCCGACGCGGCCCGCGGGTGCCCGGTTGCGCGCGCCGGACGTGGTGGAGCTCACCCTGACGGAAGGGCGCAACCACCAGGTGAAGCGGATGCTGGCGGCGGTGGGTCATCCGGTGCGGACCCTGCACCGCGAGGCCGTGGGCGGCGTGACGCTGGACGTGCCCGAGGGCGCGTGGCGGTTGCTGACGGACGAGGAAGTGTCCCAGGGGTTGTCCTTCTCCGTTTCCTGAGGCCGCGCCCGCCGCGTGTAGACTTCGGGGCCATGGACGATTCCGCGGCCCGTGAGCGTGGCGGCTTCCCCGCTCGGGCCTTCTGGCTCGGTGTCTTCGGCGTCACGGCGGCCTTCAGCCTCTTCTGCCTGGGCGTCGAGTACACGCCGGACTCGCTGCACTACCTCTCCGTGGCGCGTGGGCTGCTGTCGGGCTCGGGGTTGTCGGGCACGCTGCTCGCGGTGGACACGGCCATGCCCCGGCCGCTGGACTTGTGGCCGCCCCTGTTTCCCATGGCCTGGGCGGCCCTGTTGTGGCTGGGGCCGGATTCGGCGGTCGTCACCCTGCACCTGCTGTGCTTCGCCGTGCTCGCCGCGGCGCTCTTCTCCATGGCTCCCGAGGGGCAGGGCGCGCGCTACATCTGGACGTGCGCGGTGCTCATCGTCCTCTACCGTCCCTTCGGGCACGTGGCGGCGGCGGCGTGGTCCGAGCCCCTGTGCGTCGCGTTGCTCGCGCTCGCCCTGGCGCGGGAGGTCCGGGGCGCGGACAGTGCCGGCTGTTCCTTCCTGGTGGGGGCGCTGCTGGGCCTGGCGGTGCTGACTCGCTACGCGGCGCTGTTCGTCCTGCCCGGGCTCCTGTTGTGGCGCTTCGTCCGGGCGCGTGAGGCGGGGGGGCCGCGGCGGCATGCCGTGCATGCACTGGCGCTGGGCGCGGGGCTCGGACTCGTGGTGGCGCCGTGGTTCGTCCGGAACGGTGTGTTGTTCGGCAGCGCCATGGGGCCGCCGAGGGCGCCACGTGGCGCGGGGCTCGTGTCCTCGCTGCTCAGTGGGGTGGAGACCCTGTTGGGGGAGGCGTCCTTCGGCGCGTTTGGTGTGCTCTGCGTGGCGGCCACGGTGTGGCTGCTGCTGCCCGCGCTGCGCGGTGTTCGAGGGGAGCGCCTGCCGGATGCATCGCTGGAGCGGCTGCGGCCCGCGGCGCTGATGGCCATGTCGTATGTCGCGGGCCTGTTCTGGACGGCCACCCGCACGCAGATGGACACGCTGGATGGCCGGCTGCTGGCGCCGCTGGGCGTGGGGCTGGTGCCGGTGACGGCGGCGGTGTTGGTGTCGCTCGTGGAGCGTTCCCGGTTGATGTCACCTCCGGTGCTCATCATCACCGGCGTGGTGGTGGTGGCGGGACACCTCTGGGCGCCGCTGCACGCGCGCGTCCGTCAGCCCCGGCAAGGGCTCCATCACCTTCGCGAGCGCATTGCCCCGCTGCCGGCGTGGGTAGAGGCCCACGTCACCGAGCGGGACCTGCTCCTGGGGCCGCAGCTCTGGTGGGTCCATCCCTTCTCACGTGCCCCCGTGGTGGCGGATGGCTACCCCGAGCGAGGCTTCCTGACGCGGCAGACACTGGGGGCCTACCTGCGGCGGCACGGCGCCGCCTACGAGCGCTTCTTCTGGTTCGATACCAGGCCTCCGCCCGTCGACGCGGCTGCCTTCGAGGCCGTCGAGGTCGCCCGGTTGGAGACGAACGCCTACTGGTCCACCGTGTGGAACGCCGTCTGGGAAATCCGTCCCGTGGGCCGCGCGTCTCCCGTGGACGGACGCGAGGCGGTCCCCGCGCCGTAGGCATCCTCCGCGTGGGCCTCAGCGCTCGCGCGCCGCGACGGCCTCGACGAGGCTCCGAAGGCCCTGGGCCAGCGCCAGACTGGTGGGGAGCGGTCGGCCGAGGAGGCTCGGTACGCCGGTGGCCACCTGGGCGGAGTTGGTGAAGACGCAGGCGCTCACCTGCGCGAGCTGTGCGAACGAGAAAGGCCGCTCCACGATGGGCAGCGTCCCCACATGTCCGGCCTCCAGAAGCACTTCGCGGATGATGCCGGGGAGACACGGCGCGGACAGAGGCGGCGTGACGAGTACCCCGCCGCACTGGAAGAAGACGTTGGCCGTGGGCAGCTCGCAGACCTCGCCGGCCTCATTGCCGAGCAGGGGCAGGCGCTCCATCACGCTGTACTGCCGGAAGTAGGCGAGGCCTTTGTGATTCAGCGTGGACTCGCCGCGGCGGTAGGCCCCCGGCTCCTGACTGTCCAGGGCTCGTCCCTCGCGGTGCATCCGCTCCAGGTCTGGGGCGTGTTCGCGGAAGGTGAGCAGCACGTGGCCATCACTTGCCGACAACTTGCCCACACCTCGGAACGTGGGGCCCATCGCGGCGTCGGCTCGCAGGCAGCGCTCAATCGCTTCGCGCACCGCGGCTTCAGCGAGGTGCTCCGGCGGTGGCGAGCGGACGGCGCCGGGGAAGGCGGCCAGGCTCGCGCGCAGCCGCGCCAGGTGCCGGGCGAGGAACCAGGGCTCGCCGGCCTCGATGCGGAAGGTGGTGAAGAAGCCCGCGCCGAAGAAGAAGCCCTGCGCGAAGTCCCGCAGGTGCAGTTCTTCCCAGCGCCGTACCTCACCGTCCACCGCGACCGTGGAGAACATGGCGGCCTCCCGTGCGCTCAGTGCGCCGGCTCCAGGAAGTTGGCGAGCAGTTGGGGCCCCTGGGGCGTGAGGAACGATTCGGGGTGGAACTGGACGCCTTCCAGGCGCGGCAGCTCGCGGTGCTTGAGGCCCATGATGAGCCCATCCTGCCACGCCGTCACTTCCAGGCACGCCGGCAGGCTCTCCGCGTCCACGACCAGGGAGTGGTAACGGGCCGCGGTGAAGGGGGCGGGCAGTCCCCGGAAGACGCCCTGGCCCGAGTGCTCGATGGCCGCCGTCTTGCCGTGCACGGGCACCGGTGCGCGCACCACCTTCGCGCCGAACACCTGGCCCAGGCACTGATGCCCCAAGCACACCCCGAGCACGGGCACCCGCCCGCCCAGGGTCCGGATGACGTCCATGGACACGCCAGCTTCGTGGGGCGTGCAGGGACCGGGCGAGATGAGGATGTGGTCGGGCCGGAGCGCTTCGACCTGCGCGACAGTGATGGCGTCATTGCGCACCACCTTCAGCTCGGCGCCCTGGGCACCCAGCGCTTGCACGAGGTTGAAGGTGAAGGAATCGAAGTTGTCGATGACGAGAATCATCCCGGCCTCCCCACCGATGCCAGGGCCAGGAGCTGCGAGCGCGCCTTGTTGAGCGTCTCCTTGTATTCCTGTCGGGGCTGCGAGTCGTGGACGATGCCGCCTCCCACCTGCGCGTAGGCCTGGCCGTCCTTCACCACCAGCGTGCGGATGACGATGTTCAAATCCAAATCACCCGTGAAGGACAGGTACCCCAGCGAGCCCGTATAGAGCCCCCGCGCATGTGGCTCCAGCTCGGTGATGATTTGCATCGTGCGTATCTTCGGCACGCCCGTAATCGTCCCCCCTGGGAAGAGCGCGCCCACCACGTCCAGCGGCTCCACGCCTGGCGCGAGCTGGCCGACGACCTCCGATTCAATGTGGAGGACGTGGGCGTACTCGACGATGTCCATCAGCTTCGTCACCTCGACCGAGCCATAGGTGCACACCCGGCCCAGGTCGTTGCGCTCCAGGTCCACCAGCATGGCGTGCTCGGCGCGCTCCTTCTCGTTGGTGCGCAGCTCGTGGACGAAGCGCGCTTCCTCTTCGGGCGTGCCCCGGCGGCGCGTTCCGGCGATGGGCCGCGTGGTGGCCCGGCCGTTCTCCACGCGCACCAGTCGCTCCGGTGATGCGCTGACGACGTGGAAGCCGTCACCTTCGAGATAGCTGGCGAAGTGGACGGGGTTGATGGCGGACAGCGTCTCGTAGAGCGCGAGCGGCTCACCGGGAAAGTCCACCTCCAGCCGCTGTGAGAGATTGACCTGATACGTGTCACCGGCGCGGATGTACTCGCGCACGCGCTCGACCGCGTCCAGGTAGGCATCGTGGGTGAAGTTGGAGCGATACGCCGAGGTGGGCCCATCCATCGCGGGTGGCACGCGTGGCGCAGTGGGCGTAGCGGTGCGGACGTGGGCCTCCAACGCGTCCAACCTGCGCTCACAGTCCTCCCAGTCCGAGCCCGTCGCCACCGCGAGCAATTGGCCCTCGTGGTGGTCCACCGTCAGGAAGGTATCGATGAACGCCATGTCGATCTCAGGCAGGCGCAGGTCGTCTCGTGGGTGCCGGGGCAGGGACTCGAAGCAGTGCGCGGCCTCGTAGCCGAAGAAGCCCACCGCGCCGCCGCAGAAGAGCGGCATTCCGGGATGACGGACGCCACGCCACCGGCGCAGCATCGAGCGCAGTACCTCCAGCGGCGTGCCCTGCTGGAGCGCGCCGTCAATGAAGCACTGTCCCTCTTTCGTGGTGAAGCGCAGGAAAGGCTTCGCGCCGAGGAACGAATAGCGCCCCTCGGCGCTGACCCGGGTGCTCTCCAGCAGGAACCGGCTTTCCGCTGGGAGGGCTCGCAGGAGGTCCACGGGACGCAGCGCTCCGAGCGGGAGCCGCCGCACCACGGGCACCTGGTTGTAGCCCTGGGCCACGAACGTCTCGAAGGACGTCCGGTCCGGGAAGCGCGTGGGAGAGGGCGGGCGGCTCATGTCGAGGCGCTTGATACCAGGAACGGCGGCGGCCGCCGCCTGGAAGGAACTTTCCGTCCAGGCCGCCTCGGCGATGGGCCCCCCTTGGGCAGGGCGTCACGGTGGACTGAACGTTCCGTCCATGCCGCCTCGTTCCATGGGCCCCCCTTGGGGAGGGGGGCGCGGTGGAAGGAACGTTCCTTCCACTCCACCTCGTCCGGGGGCGCCCTGTAGTAGGCAGTGCGGTCAGCGTGAGCCGCGTTCCCGCGTGCGGCGTGCCTCCTTGAGGATTTCGTCCTCGGAGAGCTGGTCGGTGCGAATCGCGGAGCGGTCTGCCTTCAGCTGCTGGACCTTCCCCTCGCGCAGGACATGGAACTGGCCCGGCTTCTGGCCGGGGAGGCGGGTTTCGGCGTCGATGCGGGCCTCGGTGAACATGGGCTTGAGCTTCTTCAGGGCGTTGTCTTCCTTCACCCCGCCGACGAACCAGGTGCGCACGTTCTCCCGGCACTTGTAGTCCAGGTCTCCCGGGCTCTGCGTGCCCAGCATGACGCCCACACCCGCCGAGCGCGCGCGCTTGAGCAGGTTCTCCATCGGCTGCTTCGTCGCGGGCTTGCTCGTCGCGGGCAGATAGATGTCGGCTTCGTCGAAGAGCATGACGGCCTGGAGCTTGGATGCGGGGTGCTGGCTGGTCCAGCGGTTCGCCTCCAGCAGCAATTGAGACACCCAGAAGCGGACGCGGCTGAGGTCTCCCAGGTACTTTGTGCTGATGATGCTCAGTCGCGTCTTGCCCGGTGTGCTCGCGGCGCCGAGCCCAAGCAGTTCGCTGATATCCAGACGTTCTCCACCCGTTGCCAGCAGGGGGCGGAGGTCGAGCCGGAGCACTTCGAGGTCCTGGGCGAGCTTGGCGAACGTCTTCGTCGGAAGGCCCCCCGTTTCCTGCCGGAGCGACTCGTCCTGCTCCGCGACGAACTTCTGGACCATCTCCAGGGTCAGTTCAGTGCCCGGAGGCCGCTGGACCAACAGGCGCAAGGCCTGCGTGAGCAGCGCCCTGGCTGCCTTGTCATTGGGGCTGGTCTTGTATTCGAGCATGCCCGCGATGGCGTCCGCGGCCTGCTGCACGCCCTGCTCACGCTCTTCCGGCGACAGGCTTTCAAGGCCGCGTGGAATCACAGGGATGGCCAGCGGCCGTCCGTCGGAGCGGCCCGGCGTGTAGAGCGCGACCTCGACGCGCTCGCGCAGCAGGCGGCGCCGCTCGATGAGGGCGGGGTCGTCCAGATGTTCCTCCCAGGAGAGGTCGCGCGCGTACGCGGCGAGGTCTCCCTTCCGGTCGACGAGGATGGCGGGCACGCCTCGGAGGAGCAGTTGCTCCAGGACGTTGAGCGCTAGCGTCGTCTTCCCGCTTCCCGTGGTGCCCAGGAAGGCGCTGTGGCGGGTCAGCTCAGAGGGGTCCACGGTCACCACCTGGCTGAACACACCTTCCGAGGAGCCAATCCGCAGTGGCCCCGTGAGTGTTTCCGAGAGAGGCGGGGCGGAGGGGCTCTCGTTGCCCCTGAAGCCGATGGGGGGCTTCATTCCCTGGGGCGGTGTCACGGTGCGGCCCGTCAGCATCGGCGATTCGATGGTGATGTCCTGCAACGGGTCATCCGAAAGGGATTCGGCCCGGCCTTGCCTGGCCCCCTGGGCGACGATGGGCTCGCGGGCGGAGCGCACGTCTCTGGCCTCCAGTGCGCTCGTTCCGGCACGGGCGGGAGGGGTGGACTTCGCTCCCGAGAGGACTTCGGCCGGGACAGGCGTTCCATACGGCAACGTCGGTGGGCTGTTGA from Myxococcus xanthus encodes the following:
- a CDS encoding anthranilate synthase component II, translating into MILVIDNFDSFTFNLVQALGAQGAELKVVRNDAITVAQVEALRPDHILISPGPCTPHEAGVSMDVIRTLGGRVPVLGVCLGHQCLGQVFGAKVVRAPVPVHGKTAAIEHSGQGVFRGLPAPFTAARYHSLVVDAESLPACLEVTAWQDGLIMGLKHRELPRLEGVQFHPESFLTPQGPQLLANFLEPAH
- a CDS encoding pseudouridine synthase, with product MVRKQRTPRWLEAARRRGPEDVQPAGRSDWLARALGKAGVMPRAQAEAAIREGRVTLDGRVEHEPFAPVRPGMEVRVDGLARHLEAPVLALMFHKPAGLVVHGSDAEGVGTVFECLRERLTHPLRDYEWLAVGRLDRDTTGLLLFTNDERLVQHGTSPERHLPKRYVAGVVGPPPEDALRRLREGLVLEDGPTRPAGARLRAPDVVELTLTEGRNHQVKRMLAAVGHPVRTLHREAVGGVTLDVPEGAWRLLTDEEVSQGLSFSVS
- a CDS encoding aminotransferase class IV; this translates as MFSTVAVDGEVRRWEELHLRDFAQGFFFGAGFFTTFRIEAGEPWFLARHLARLRASLAAFPGAVRSPPPEHLAEAAVREAIERCLRADAAMGPTFRGVGKLSASDGHVLLTFREHAPDLERMHREGRALDSQEPGAYRRGESTLNHKGLAYFRQYSVMERLPLLGNEAGEVCELPTANVFFQCGGVLVTPPLSAPCLPGIIREVLLEAGHVGTLPIVERPFSFAQLAQVSACVFTNSAQVATGVPSLLGRPLPTSLALAQGLRSLVEAVAARER
- a CDS encoding threonine/serine ThrE exporter family protein — protein: MCAAVAVPPELLTAVSHPPPPGPAVAFTIRLGEALHRYGTPAHRLELLMQRVSERFGLEGRFFSTPTSIFSSFGPPEALRTSLIRVEPGDMDLERLTLLDTLADEVIHGQVPPTEGAQRVDAILAQPERFGPALQLLCWTLAGGAAGRLFGGGLKEMAVAAFSSLLIGTLGVLTRKQPTTARVLEPVAAILSSAVAALAASLMGPLSAQVATLAGLIVLLPGLSLTVAINELATRNLISGTSRLTAAALVFLQLGFGVALGSRLSVVLPAPPVTPLPPALPDWTQLPMLLVAIFAVCVLFRARPRDWGWIAGACTFAFAGARLGSLLLGAQLGAFVGALLLAMGSNALARLRNKPSITTLVPGLMLLVPGSVGFRSLSSLLERDVVAGVDTAFSMLMVAVALVAGLLSANALVPTRKVL
- a CDS encoding phage holin family protein — its product is MEPTIPHRDGGGFGALFSEFTEQARRLVRAEVSLARAELRTEARKASAGAGLLTGGGGVLLLGAITFVAFLVAVLADALPLWASLLIVAAVLLAVGGAMAWSGRHRMKRVHGPERTIQTLKEDGRWASRSAHSMKSQMHGHA
- a CDS encoding anthranilate synthase component I family protein — translated: MSRPPSPTRFPDRTSFETFVAQGYNQVPVVRRLPLGALRPVDLLRALPAESRFLLESTRVSAEGRYSFLGAKPFLRFTTKEGQCFIDGALQQGTPLEVLRSMLRRWRGVRHPGMPLFCGGAVGFFGYEAAHCFESLPRHPRDDLRLPEIDMAFIDTFLTVDHHEGQLLAVATGSDWEDCERRLDALEAHVRTATPTAPRVPPAMDGPTSAYRSNFTHDAYLDAVERVREYIRAGDTYQVNLSQRLEVDFPGEPLALYETLSAINPVHFASYLEGDGFHVVSASPERLVRVENGRATTRPIAGTRRRGTPEEEARFVHELRTNEKERAEHAMLVDLERNDLGRVCTYGSVEVTKLMDIVEYAHVLHIESEVVGQLAPGVEPLDVVGALFPGGTITGVPKIRTMQIITELEPHARGLYTGSLGYLSFTGDLDLNIVIRTLVVKDGQAYAQVGGGIVHDSQPRQEYKETLNKARSQLLALASVGRPG